The Arachis hypogaea cultivar Tifrunner chromosome 14, arahy.Tifrunner.gnm2.J5K5, whole genome shotgun sequence genome has a segment encoding these proteins:
- the LOC112743939 gene encoding uncharacterized protein, which produces MKEKEGVNFLFREVQMDCKKRRRTLEKNKDLATANEESSIDSYNTLARHMVEPSSSRSGNRKKGLEPLCEDVYISVKSPVPEEDDTFISEDYKYWLDYVYVPEEDEEDDGDSLLVNVAEEPLIGDVAEDPQYKLFLDHVKARGTCYAIEIPEQNIYIEYPDVALTVAYEAQNNIGNYSGKRRGRKPKNLRQIIEDSHVVSAKAQNNVGEYSGKRRGRKPKNLRQIIEDSHVVSPKAQNNVGDYSQKRRGRKPKYLGQMVKDTHDVSPKAQNHVGECKGRGRGRKPKDSGLVVVKDFHAVSQKAQNYVGKRRGRKPNGLGKHAVKDTNGNGNANVVDVSKAQNNDGKYSGKRRVGNQKN; this is translated from the coding sequence ATGAAGGAGAAAGAAGGTGTGAATTTTTTGTTTAGAGAAGTACAAATGGATTGCAAGAAGAGGAGAAGGACATTGGAGAAGAATAAGGACCTTGCAACTGCTAATGAAGAAAGTTCAATTGATTCTTACAACACCCTTGCAAGACACATGGTGGAACCATCTAGTTCAAGGAGTGGTAATAGAAAAAAAGGACTGGAGCCACTCTGCGAAGATGTATACATTAGTGTGAAGAGTCCTGTACCAGAGGAAGATGACACTTTTATTTCAGAAGATTACAAGTATTGGTTGGATTATGTTTACGTTCCTGAGGAAGACGAGGAGGATGATGGTGATAGCTTATTGGTTAATGTGGCTGAGGAACCCCTGATTGGAGATGTGGCTGAGGATCCCCAATACAAATTATTTTTGGATCATGTGAAGGCTCGTGGAACATGCTATGCAATTGAGATCCCTGAGCAAAATATTTATATAGAATACCCTGATGTGGCTCTTACTGTGGCTTATGAGGCACAAAATAATATTGGTAACTATAGTGGGAAGCGCAGGGGTAGGAAACCAAAAAATTTGAGACAAATAATTGAGGATTCTCATGTTGTGTCTGCAAAGGCACAAAATAATGTTGGTGAATATAGTGGGAAGCGCAGGGGTAGGAAACCAAAAAATTTGAGACAAATAATTGAGGATTCTCATGTTGTGTCTCCGAAGGCACAAAATAATGTTGGTGACTACAGCCAGAAGCGCAGGGGTAGGAAACCAAAATATTTAGGACAAATGGTTAAGGATACTCATGATGTATCCCCAAAGGCACAAAATCATGTGGGTGAGTGCAAGGGCAGGGGTAGGGGTAGGAAACCAAAAGATTCAGGACTAGTCGTGGTTAAGGATTTTCATGCTGTGTCTCAAAAAGCACAAAATTATGTTGGTAAGCGCAGGGGTAGGAAACCAAATGGTTTGGGAAAACATGCTGTCAAGGATACCAATGGCAATGGCAATGCCAATGTTGTGGACGTTTCTAAGGCACAAAACAATGATGGTAAATATAGCGGTAAGCGCCGGGTAGGAAACCAAAAGAATTGA